A region of Peromyscus eremicus chromosome 17, PerEre_H2_v1, whole genome shotgun sequence DNA encodes the following proteins:
- the Pomk gene encoding protein O-mannose kinase, producing the protein MGQPHGDRKGLPHREVPRGVGLLLAMALMNVLLYLCLDQFVVSPRAAEDPGRCPHGYFRMGRMRNCSRWLSCEELRTEVRQLRRVGEGAVKRVFLSEWKEHKVALSRLTRLEMKDDFLHGLQMLKSLQSEHVVTLVGYCEEDGTILTEYHPLGSLSNLEETLNLSKYQDVNTWQHRLQLAVEYVGIINYLHHSPLGTRVMCDSNDLPKTLSQYLLTSNFSIVANDLDALPLVDRDSGALVKCGHRELHGDFVAPEQLWPYGEDTPFQDDLMPSYDEKIDIWKIPDVSSFLLGHVEGSDMVRFHLFDIHKACKSQIPAERPTAQDVLDTYRKVLHSLRDTVTSQTKEML; encoded by the exons ATGGGACAGCCACATGGAGACAGGAAAGGTCTCCCCCACAGAGAAGTCCCCCGGGGCGTTGGGCTGTTGCTGGCCATGGCCCTCATGAACGTGCTCCTTTACCTCTGCCTCGACCAGTTTGTCGTTTCCCCTCGAGCTGCGGAGGACCCCGGGCGCTGTCCCCACGGTTACTTCAGGATGGGACGGATGAGGAACTGCTCGCGCTGGCTGTCCTGTGAGGAGCTGAGGACGGAAGTGAGGCAGCTGAGGCGTGTGGGGGAAGGAGCCGTGAAGAGA GTCTTTCTGTCCGAGTGGAAGGAACACAAAGTTGCCCTCTCGCGGCTCACCAGGCTGGAGATGAAGGATGACTTCCTCCACGGACTGCAGATGCTGAAGTCTCTGCAGAGTGAGCACGTGGTCACGCTGGTTGGCTACTGCGAGGAGGACGGCACTATTCTTACCGAGTATCACCCCTTAGGTTCCTTGAGCAACCTGGAGGAAACACTAAACCTTTCAAAGTACCAGGATGTGAACACCTGGCAGCACAGGCTCCAGCTGGCCGTGGAGTACGTGGGCATCATTAACTACCTGCACCACAGCCCCCTGGGCACGAGGGTCATGTGCGACTCTAACGACCTGCCCAAAACGTTGTCCCAGTATCTTCTCACAAGCAACTTCAGCATCGTGGCAAACGACCTAGATGCCCTGCCCCTGGTGGACCGCGACTCTGGGGCACTTGTGAAGTGTGGCCACAGGGAGCTGCATGGGGACTTTGTGGCACCAGAGCAGCTGTGGCCTTACGGAGAAGACACGCCCTTCCAAGATGATCTCATGCCCTCCTATGATGAGAAGATTGACATCTGGAAGATTCCGGATGTCTCCAGTTTCCTTCTGGGGCATGTGGAAGGGAGTGATATGGTTCGATTTCATTTATTTGATATCCATAAGGCATGTAAGAGCCAGATCCCCGCAGAAAGACCCACGGCTCAGGATGTTCTGGACACTTACCGGAAGGTTTTACATTCACTCAGGGACACAGTGACGTCTCAGACAAAAGAGATGCTGTAA